One region of Salvia miltiorrhiza cultivar Shanhuang (shh) chromosome 3, IMPLAD_Smil_shh, whole genome shotgun sequence genomic DNA includes:
- the LOC131015309 gene encoding uncharacterized protein LOC131015309: MKLVVVVVVAVSILAVVVDAQSMYACWGGCYNKCFIGARNSISQSQKLACDYQCLNTCIPSNAADYAHYCHLGCFLKRCTPLRNGDGARLEKCFGWCTDLCSDIVIAP, encoded by the exons atgaagttggtcgtcgtcgtcgtcgtcgccgTCTCGATTTTGGCAGTGGTGGTGGATGCACAAAGCATGTATGCTTGCTGGGGTGGGTGCTACAACAAGTGCTTCATAGGAGCTAGAAACTCCATATCTCAATCTCAGAAGCTTGCTTGTGATTATCAATGTCTCAACACATGCATTCCTTCCAATGCTGCTGATTATGCTCACTATTGTCACCTTGGTTGCTTCCTCAAGCGCTGCACCCCTCTTAGAAATGGTG ATGGTGCAAGATTGGAGAAATGCTTTGGTTGGTGTACTGATCTATGCAGTGACATTGTAATAGCTCCATGA
- the LOC131015262 gene encoding molybdate transporter 1, producing the protein MESQPHNPGGGAASPSQLAQKLRRNLTSFRSKWSELNGAMGDLGTYIPIILALTLAKNLDLGTTLIFTGLFNSLTGALYGVPMPVQPMKSIAAAAISSPDFGVPEIMAAGICTSAALLLLGATGLMHLAYNLIPIAVVRGIQLAQGLSFAITAVKYIKTEQNFAKSKSAAAGDRPWLGLDGLILALTSACFILLVNGSGDDDRSEIEIEIHEISTFNRRKRKLLKFIKSIPSAFIIFILGLILAVARGPQAVNHFKLGPSKIKLVKISKRAWKEGFIKGTIPQLPLSILNSVIAVCKLSTDLFPEKKEVSATSVSVTVGLMNLTGSWFGAMPCCHGAGGLAGQYKFGGRSGGCVALLGAAKLGLGVALGGSMVKVLEQFPVGVLGVLLLFAGIELAICARDMSTKSEALVMLVCAAVSLVGSSAALGFLCGMVVHLLLRVRTAGEAKSWSEFWFDRNV; encoded by the coding sequence ATGGAGTCGCAGCCGCACAACCCGgggggcggcgccgcctccccaTCCCAGCTGGCGCAGAAGCTCCGCCGCAACCTGACGTCGTTCCGGTCGAAATGGAGCGAGCTCAACGGCGCCATGGGCGACCTCGGCACCTACATTCCCATCATCCTCGCCCTAACCCTCGCCAAAAACCTAGACCTCGGCACCACCCTCATCTTCACCGGCCTCTTCAACTCCCTCACCGGCGCCCTCTACGGAGTCCCCATGCCCGTCCAACCGATGAAgtccatcgccgccgccgccatctcCTCCCCCGACTTCGGCGTCCCTGAGATCATGGCCGCCGGCATCTGCacctccgccgccctcctcctCCTCGGCGCCACTGGCCTCATGCACCTCGCCTACAACCTCATCCCGATCGCCGTCGTCCGCGGCATCCAGCTCGCGCAGGGCCTCTCCTTCGCCATCACCGCCGTCAAATACATCAAAACCGAGCAGAATTTCGCCAAATCCaaatccgccgccgccggcgaccGCCCCTGGCTAGGGCTCGACGGATTAATCCTCGCCCTGACCTCCGCCTGCTTCATCCTCCTCGTCAACGGCTCCGGCGACGACGACAGATCGGAAATCGAAATCGAGATCCACGAAATCTCAACATTTAATAGAAGGAAACGAAAGCTATTGAAATTCATCAAATCGATTCCATCCGCGTTCATCATTTTCATCCTAGGGCTAATCCTCGCCGTCGCGAGAGGACCTCAAGCAGTCAATCACTTCAAATTAGGGCCATCGAAGATCAAATTGGTGAAAATCTCGAAGCGTGCATGGAAGGAAGGATTCATCAAGGGCACAATCCCGCAGCTGCCGCTGTCAATCCTAAATTCCGTCATCGCCGTCTGCAAGCTCTCCACCGATCTCTTCCCGGAGAAGAAGGAGGTATCGGCGACGTCTGTGTCGGTCACGGTGGGGCTGATGAACCTGACCGGGAGCTGGTTCGGGGCAATGCCGTGCTGCCACGGGGCGGGGGGGCTGGCCGGGCAGTACAAATTCGGGGGCCGGTCAGGGGGCTGCGTGGCGCTGCTGGGGGCGGCGAAGCTGGGGCTGGGGGTGGCTCTGGGGGGCTCGATGGTGAAGGTGTTGGAGCAGTTTCCGGTTGGGGTGTTGGGAGTTCTGCTGTTGTTTGCTGGGATTGAGCTCGCCATTTGTGCTAGGGATATGAGCACCAAGAGCGAGGCCTTGGTGATGCTCGTCTGCGCCGCCGTCTCCTTGGTTGGCTCCAGCGCCGCGCTGGGGTTCTTGTGTGGGATGGTGGTGCATTTGCTGCTCAGGGTGAGGACGGCCGGGGAGGCGAAATCGTGGTCGGAGTTTTGGTTTGACCGCAACGTTTAA